The Sander lucioperca isolate FBNREF2018 chromosome 15, SLUC_FBN_1.2, whole genome shotgun sequence genome window below encodes:
- the yipf3 gene encoding protein YIPF3 isoform X3 yields MSAGSGNRNTNTEPWGSFDENLIQGGGAAVIDMENMDDTSGSSFEDMGEMHQRMKEEEEVTAEAAAAGDDGGEDDGGEDGEFLGMKGLKGQLGRQVADEVWQAGKRQASRAFNLYANIDILRPYFDVEPVQVRSRLIESMIPVRMINFPQKIAGELYGPLMLVFTLVAILLHGMKTSGTVIREGTLMGTAIGTCFGYWLGVSSFIYFLAYLVNAQITMLQTLSLLGYGLFGHCVVLLITYNIHFHFLFYVLWLLCGGLSTLRMVAALLSRTVGQTPRLLLCGTLSVLHMLFLFYLHFAYHKILEGLLDSLDGPNMAPIQRVARDVPELTLNATLRSLGTLLKTH; encoded by the exons ATGTCTGCGGGGTCCGGGAACAGAAACACGAACACGGAACCGTGGGGAAGCTTCGATGAAAACCTCATCCAG GGCGGCGGCGCGGCTGTCATCGACATGGAGAACATGGACGACACGTCCGGCTCGAGCTTCGAGGACATGGGCGAGATGCACCAGAggatgaaggaggaggaggaggtcacGGCGGAGGCCGCGGCCGCCGGCGACGATGGCGGCGAGGACGATGGCGGCGAGGACGGCGAGTTCCTCGGGATGAAGGGCCTGAAGGGCCAGCTGGGACGACAGGTCGCTGACGAG GTGTGGCAGGCGGGGAAGCGCCAGGCGTCCAGAGCGTTCAACCTGTACGCCAACATCGACATCCTGAGGCCCTACTTTGACGTGGAGCCGGTGCAGGTCCGCAGCAG gctGATCGAGTCCATGATACCCGTCCGTATGATCAACTTCCCGCAG AAGATCGCCGGCGAGCTGTACGGCCCTCTGATGCTCGTCTTCACGCTGGTCGCCATCCTGCTGCACGGCATGAAGACGTCAGGAACCGTCATC agggaGGGTACCCTGATGGGAACAGCCATAGGAACATGTTTTGGTTACTGGCTCGGTGTTTCCTCCTTCATCTACTTCCTGGCGTACCTGGTCAACGCTCAGATCACCATGCTGCAGACGCTCTCACtgctg GGTTACGGTCTGTTTGGTCACTGCGTGGTCCTCCTCATCACCTACAACATCCACTTCCACTTCCTGTTCTACGTGCTGTGGCTGCTGTGTGGAGGGCTGTCCACTCTGCGCATG gtggcGGCCCTGCTGTCCCGTACGGTGGGTCAGACTCCCCGTCTGCTGCTCTGTGGGACTCTCTCCGTCCTCCACATGCTCTTCCTCTTCTACCTGCACTTCGCCTACCACAAGATCCTGGAAG GGCTGCTGGACTCTCTGGATGGACCCAACATGGCGCCCATCCAGCGGGTAGCAAGAGACGTTCCTGAACTGACCCTGAACGCCACGCTGAGGAGTCTGGGGACCCTGCTGAAGACccactga
- the yipf3 gene encoding protein YIPF3 isoform X2 — translation MSAGSGNRNTNTEPWGSFDENLIQTGGGAAVIDMENMDDTSGSSFEDMGEMHQRMKEEEEVTAEAAAAGDDGGEDDGGEDGEFLGMKGLKGQLGRQVADEVWQAGKRQASRAFNLYANIDILRPYFDVEPVQVRSRLIESMIPVRMINFPQKIAGELYGPLMLVFTLVAILLHGMKTSGTVIREGTLMGTAIGTCFGYWLGVSSFIYFLAYLVNAQITMLQTLSLLGYGLFGHCVVLLITYNIHFHFLFYVLWLLCGGLSTLRMVAALLSRTVGQTPRLLLCGTLSVLHMLFLFYLHFAYHKILEGLLDSLDGPNMAPIQRVARDVPELTLNATLRSLGTLLKTH, via the exons ATGTCTGCGGGGTCCGGGAACAGAAACACGAACACGGAACCGTGGGGAAGCTTCGATGAAAACCTCATCCAG aca GGCGGCGGCGCGGCTGTCATCGACATGGAGAACATGGACGACACGTCCGGCTCGAGCTTCGAGGACATGGGCGAGATGCACCAGAggatgaaggaggaggaggaggtcacGGCGGAGGCCGCGGCCGCCGGCGACGATGGCGGCGAGGACGATGGCGGCGAGGACGGCGAGTTCCTCGGGATGAAGGGCCTGAAGGGCCAGCTGGGACGACAGGTCGCTGACGAG GTGTGGCAGGCGGGGAAGCGCCAGGCGTCCAGAGCGTTCAACCTGTACGCCAACATCGACATCCTGAGGCCCTACTTTGACGTGGAGCCGGTGCAGGTCCGCAGCAG gctGATCGAGTCCATGATACCCGTCCGTATGATCAACTTCCCGCAG AAGATCGCCGGCGAGCTGTACGGCCCTCTGATGCTCGTCTTCACGCTGGTCGCCATCCTGCTGCACGGCATGAAGACGTCAGGAACCGTCATC agggaGGGTACCCTGATGGGAACAGCCATAGGAACATGTTTTGGTTACTGGCTCGGTGTTTCCTCCTTCATCTACTTCCTGGCGTACCTGGTCAACGCTCAGATCACCATGCTGCAGACGCTCTCACtgctg GGTTACGGTCTGTTTGGTCACTGCGTGGTCCTCCTCATCACCTACAACATCCACTTCCACTTCCTGTTCTACGTGCTGTGGCTGCTGTGTGGAGGGCTGTCCACTCTGCGCATG gtggcGGCCCTGCTGTCCCGTACGGTGGGTCAGACTCCCCGTCTGCTGCTCTGTGGGACTCTCTCCGTCCTCCACATGCTCTTCCTCTTCTACCTGCACTTCGCCTACCACAAGATCCTGGAAG GGCTGCTGGACTCTCTGGATGGACCCAACATGGCGCCCATCCAGCGGGTAGCAAGAGACGTTCCTGAACTGACCCTGAACGCCACGCTGAGGAGTCTGGGGACCCTGCTGAAGACccactga
- the LOC116065911 gene encoding 2'-deoxynucleoside 5'-phosphate N-hydrolase 1-like isoform X2 → MKVYFCGSIRGGRDDVHVYRRIVQKLQSYGSVLTEHVSCSELTDRVIVAEVTQPSLGVGYELGRAVDMKKKILCLFRPSSGRRLSAMIRGAEDGEMFTLKDYTEEEVEKVLEEFFNNLNRT, encoded by the exons ATGAAGGTGTATTTCTGCGGGAGTATCCGCGGCGGCAGAGATGACGTACACGTTTACCGGAGGATCGTTCAGAAGCTGCAGAGCTACGGGAGCGTGCTGACCGAGCACGTGAGCTGCAGCGAGCTCACAGACAGAG TGATCGTTGCCGAGGTAACGCAGCCGTCTCTGGGTGTGGGCTACGAGCTCGGCCGAGCCGTCGACATGAAGAAGAAGATCCTGTGTCTGTTCAGACCATCGTCAGGGCGAC GTCTGTCGGCGATGATCCGTGGCGCCGAGGACGGCGAGATGTTCACCTTGAAAGAttacacagaagaagaagtggAGAAGGTTCTGGAAGAGTTCTTCAACAACCTGAACAGAACCTGA
- the yipf3 gene encoding protein YIPF3 isoform X1 encodes MSAGSGNRNTNTEPWGSFDENLIQGGVQGGGAAVIDMENMDDTSGSSFEDMGEMHQRMKEEEEVTAEAAAAGDDGGEDDGGEDGEFLGMKGLKGQLGRQVADEVWQAGKRQASRAFNLYANIDILRPYFDVEPVQVRSRLIESMIPVRMINFPQKIAGELYGPLMLVFTLVAILLHGMKTSGTVIREGTLMGTAIGTCFGYWLGVSSFIYFLAYLVNAQITMLQTLSLLGYGLFGHCVVLLITYNIHFHFLFYVLWLLCGGLSTLRMVAALLSRTVGQTPRLLLCGTLSVLHMLFLFYLHFAYHKILEGLLDSLDGPNMAPIQRVARDVPELTLNATLRSLGTLLKTH; translated from the exons ATGTCTGCGGGGTCCGGGAACAGAAACACGAACACGGAACCGTGGGGAAGCTTCGATGAAAACCTCATCCAGG gtggCGTGCAGGGCGGCGGCGCGGCTGTCATCGACATGGAGAACATGGACGACACGTCCGGCTCGAGCTTCGAGGACATGGGCGAGATGCACCAGAggatgaaggaggaggaggaggtcacGGCGGAGGCCGCGGCCGCCGGCGACGATGGCGGCGAGGACGATGGCGGCGAGGACGGCGAGTTCCTCGGGATGAAGGGCCTGAAGGGCCAGCTGGGACGACAGGTCGCTGACGAG GTGTGGCAGGCGGGGAAGCGCCAGGCGTCCAGAGCGTTCAACCTGTACGCCAACATCGACATCCTGAGGCCCTACTTTGACGTGGAGCCGGTGCAGGTCCGCAGCAG gctGATCGAGTCCATGATACCCGTCCGTATGATCAACTTCCCGCAG AAGATCGCCGGCGAGCTGTACGGCCCTCTGATGCTCGTCTTCACGCTGGTCGCCATCCTGCTGCACGGCATGAAGACGTCAGGAACCGTCATC agggaGGGTACCCTGATGGGAACAGCCATAGGAACATGTTTTGGTTACTGGCTCGGTGTTTCCTCCTTCATCTACTTCCTGGCGTACCTGGTCAACGCTCAGATCACCATGCTGCAGACGCTCTCACtgctg GGTTACGGTCTGTTTGGTCACTGCGTGGTCCTCCTCATCACCTACAACATCCACTTCCACTTCCTGTTCTACGTGCTGTGGCTGCTGTGTGGAGGGCTGTCCACTCTGCGCATG gtggcGGCCCTGCTGTCCCGTACGGTGGGTCAGACTCCCCGTCTGCTGCTCTGTGGGACTCTCTCCGTCCTCCACATGCTCTTCCTCTTCTACCTGCACTTCGCCTACCACAAGATCCTGGAAG GGCTGCTGGACTCTCTGGATGGACCCAACATGGCGCCCATCCAGCGGGTAGCAAGAGACGTTCCTGAACTGACCCTGAACGCCACGCTGAGGAGTCTGGGGACCCTGCTGAAGACccactga
- the yipf3 gene encoding protein YIPF3 isoform X4 gives MSAGSGNRNTNTEPWGSFDENLIQGGAAVIDMENMDDTSGSSFEDMGEMHQRMKEEEEVTAEAAAAGDDGGEDDGGEDGEFLGMKGLKGQLGRQVADEVWQAGKRQASRAFNLYANIDILRPYFDVEPVQVRSRLIESMIPVRMINFPQKIAGELYGPLMLVFTLVAILLHGMKTSGTVIREGTLMGTAIGTCFGYWLGVSSFIYFLAYLVNAQITMLQTLSLLGYGLFGHCVVLLITYNIHFHFLFYVLWLLCGGLSTLRMVAALLSRTVGQTPRLLLCGTLSVLHMLFLFYLHFAYHKILEGLLDSLDGPNMAPIQRVARDVPELTLNATLRSLGTLLKTH, from the exons ATGTCTGCGGGGTCCGGGAACAGAAACACGAACACGGAACCGTGGGGAAGCTTCGATGAAAACCTCATCCAG GGCGGCGCGGCTGTCATCGACATGGAGAACATGGACGACACGTCCGGCTCGAGCTTCGAGGACATGGGCGAGATGCACCAGAggatgaaggaggaggaggaggtcacGGCGGAGGCCGCGGCCGCCGGCGACGATGGCGGCGAGGACGATGGCGGCGAGGACGGCGAGTTCCTCGGGATGAAGGGCCTGAAGGGCCAGCTGGGACGACAGGTCGCTGACGAG GTGTGGCAGGCGGGGAAGCGCCAGGCGTCCAGAGCGTTCAACCTGTACGCCAACATCGACATCCTGAGGCCCTACTTTGACGTGGAGCCGGTGCAGGTCCGCAGCAG gctGATCGAGTCCATGATACCCGTCCGTATGATCAACTTCCCGCAG AAGATCGCCGGCGAGCTGTACGGCCCTCTGATGCTCGTCTTCACGCTGGTCGCCATCCTGCTGCACGGCATGAAGACGTCAGGAACCGTCATC agggaGGGTACCCTGATGGGAACAGCCATAGGAACATGTTTTGGTTACTGGCTCGGTGTTTCCTCCTTCATCTACTTCCTGGCGTACCTGGTCAACGCTCAGATCACCATGCTGCAGACGCTCTCACtgctg GGTTACGGTCTGTTTGGTCACTGCGTGGTCCTCCTCATCACCTACAACATCCACTTCCACTTCCTGTTCTACGTGCTGTGGCTGCTGTGTGGAGGGCTGTCCACTCTGCGCATG gtggcGGCCCTGCTGTCCCGTACGGTGGGTCAGACTCCCCGTCTGCTGCTCTGTGGGACTCTCTCCGTCCTCCACATGCTCTTCCTCTTCTACCTGCACTTCGCCTACCACAAGATCCTGGAAG GGCTGCTGGACTCTCTGGATGGACCCAACATGGCGCCCATCCAGCGGGTAGCAAGAGACGTTCCTGAACTGACCCTGAACGCCACGCTGAGGAGTCTGGGGACCCTGCTGAAGACccactga
- the LOC116065911 gene encoding 2'-deoxynucleoside 5'-phosphate N-hydrolase 1-like isoform X1, which produces MKVYFCGSIRGGRDDVHVYRRIVQKLQSYGSVLTEHVSCSELTDRGEDVEEVRGGDRAIHDRDVDWLHQADVIVAEVTQPSLGVGYELGRAVDMKKKILCLFRPSSGRRLSAMIRGAEDGEMFTLKDYTEEEVEKVLEEFFNNLNRT; this is translated from the exons ATGAAGGTGTATTTCTGCGGGAGTATCCGCGGCGGCAGAGATGACGTACACGTTTACCGGAGGATCGTTCAGAAGCTGCAGAGCTACGGGAGCGTGCTGACCGAGCACGTGAGCTGCAGCGAGCTCACAGACAGAG GAGAGGACGTGGAGGAGGTGAGGGGGGGGGACCGAGCCATCCATGACCGAGACGTTGACTGGCTCCATCAGGCTGACG TGATCGTTGCCGAGGTAACGCAGCCGTCTCTGGGTGTGGGCTACGAGCTCGGCCGAGCCGTCGACATGAAGAAGAAGATCCTGTGTCTGTTCAGACCATCGTCAGGGCGAC GTCTGTCGGCGATGATCCGTGGCGCCGAGGACGGCGAGATGTTCACCTTGAAAGAttacacagaagaagaagtggAGAAGGTTCTGGAAGAGTTCTTCAACAACCTGAACAGAACCTGA